The proteins below are encoded in one region of Acanthochromis polyacanthus isolate Apoly-LR-REF ecotype Palm Island chromosome 4, KAUST_Apoly_ChrSc, whole genome shotgun sequence:
- the prpf38a gene encoding pre-mRNA-splicing factor 38A: MANRTVKDANSIHGTNPQYLVEKIIRTRIYESKYWKEECFGLTAELVVDKAMELKYVGGVYGGNIKPTPFLCLTLKMLQIQPEKDIIVEFIKNEDFKYVRLLGAMYMRLTGTAVDCYKYLEPLYNDYRKIKSQNRNGEFEVMHVDEFIDELLHAERMCDIILPRLQKRQVLEEAEMLDPRVSALEEDLDEVESSEEEDEEEEKPERLQTPEPHRRGYRDNDRPRRSPSPRYRRSRSPRRRSRSPKRRSVSPRRDRHRSKSPRRHRSRSRDRRHRSKSPGHHRSHRHRSHSKSPERSSKKSHKKSRRGNE; encoded by the exons ATGGCAAACAGAACTGTAAAAGATGCTAACAGTATACATGGCACGAACCCGCAGTATCTAGTGGAGAAAATCATCCGAACTCGAATCTACGAGTCTAAATACTGGAAGGAGGAGTGCTTCGGTCTCACCG CTGAGCTGGTTGTCGACAAAGCCATGGAGTTGAAGTATGTTGGAGGAGTTTATGGTGGAAACATCAAGCCCACTCCCTTCCTCTGTCTCACATTGAAGATGCTGCAGATTCAGCCTGAAAAAGACATAATTGTTGAGTTCATTAAAAATGAGGATTTCAA GTATGTTCGGTTACTTGGAGCGATGTACATGAGGTTGACTGGCACTGCAGTGGATTGCTATAAATACCTGGAGCCTCTGTACAATGACTACAGGAAGATCAAGAGTCAGAACAGAAATGGAG AGTTTGAGGTGATGCATGTGGACGAGTTCATCGATGAGCTTCTTCATGCAGAGAGGATGTGTGACATCATCCTGCCCCGACTCCAG AAGAGACAAGTCCTGGAGGAGGCTGAGATGTTGGACCCACGGGTCAGTGCTTTAGAGGAGGACCTGGATGAAGTGgaaagcagtgaagaagaggatgaggaagaagaaaag cCAGAGAGACTACAGACCCCAGAACCCCACAGACGTGGTTACCGTGACAATGACAGACCTCGTCGATCTCCATCACCACGTTACAGACGCAGTCGGTCCCCCAGACG GAGGAGCAGGTCTCCAAAGAGGCGCAG TGTGTCGCCCCGGAGAGACCGCCATCGGAGCAAGAGCCCCCGCAGACACCGCAGCAGGTCCAGAGACAGACGCCACCGCTCAAAATCCCCTG GTCACCACAGAAGCCACAGACATCGCAGCCACTCAAAGTCGCCAGAAAG GAGTTCTAAAAAGAGTCACAAGAAGAGTCGAAGAGGAAACGAGTGA